In one Corallococcus sp. EGB genomic region, the following are encoded:
- a CDS encoding DUF1579 domain-containing protein: MSQERLQQSLSAGPHHLLSQLVGSWEGVARTWFQPDKVEDESPSSGTFRSVLDGRFVVYEYTSAFGGKPLSGIATLGHHLDQGRFTMAWVDTFHVGTDIMTLQGEPGGDDRFSVTGSYFIGEQSPRWGWRVDIDVAGPDALVITHFNIQPGEAPQKAIEIQYKRRG; the protein is encoded by the coding sequence ATGAGCCAGGAACGTCTGCAGCAATCCCTGTCCGCCGGTCCCCATCACCTCCTCTCCCAACTGGTCGGCTCGTGGGAGGGAGTCGCGCGCACGTGGTTCCAGCCCGACAAGGTGGAGGACGAATCGCCCAGCTCCGGCACCTTCCGGAGCGTGCTCGACGGACGCTTCGTGGTGTACGAGTACACGTCCGCTTTTGGAGGCAAGCCGCTGTCCGGCATCGCGACGCTGGGACACCATCTGGACCAGGGGCGGTTCACCATGGCGTGGGTGGACACCTTCCACGTCGGCACGGACATCATGACGCTGCAGGGAGAGCCCGGGGGGGACGACCGCTTCTCCGTGACGGGCAGCTACTTCATCGGCGAGCAGTCACCCCGCTGGGGCTGGCGCGTGGACATCGACGTGGCCGGTCCGGATGCGCTGGTCATCACGCACTTCAACATCCAGCCGGGAGAGGCGCCGCAGAAGGCCATTGAAATCCAATACAAGCGGCGGGGTTGA
- a CDS encoding bifunctional 2-polyprenyl-6-hydroxyphenol methylase/3-demethylubiquinol 3-O-methyltransferase UbiG produces MSQEDRQRWNDKHQRSSAPREPSAFLRSFEDRLPRKGRALDLAGGSGQDACWLARRGLEVTLVDISDVALAQAETLAREAGVSLTCVRLDLESDAPPPGPFDLVVCLSYLWRPLLAAVPQLLAPGGLFVFAQPTRRNLQRHPHPSARFLLEEGELPTLLPGLQFLSFSEDWTDAGRHEARLLAQKLQQAP; encoded by the coding sequence ATGTCCCAGGAGGATCGCCAGCGCTGGAACGACAAGCACCAGCGGTCCTCCGCGCCGCGGGAGCCGTCTGCCTTCCTCCGCTCGTTCGAGGACCGGCTGCCCCGGAAGGGGCGGGCGTTGGACCTGGCTGGCGGCTCGGGCCAGGACGCGTGCTGGCTCGCACGGCGCGGGCTGGAGGTGACCCTGGTGGACATCTCCGACGTGGCGCTGGCGCAGGCGGAAACCCTGGCGCGCGAAGCGGGCGTATCCCTCACGTGCGTGCGCCTGGACCTGGAATCCGACGCGCCGCCGCCCGGTCCGTTCGACCTGGTCGTATGTCTGAGCTACCTCTGGCGGCCGCTCCTGGCCGCCGTGCCACAGCTGCTCGCACCGGGCGGGCTGTTCGTCTTCGCCCAGCCCACCCGGCGCAACCTGCAACGCCATCCGCACCCGTCCGCGCGCTTCCTCCTGGAGGAGGGTGAACTGCCCACCCTACTCCCGGGGCTCCAATTCCTTTCATTCAGCGAGGACTGGACGGACGCCGGACGTCACGAGGCGCGGCTTCTGGCTCAGAAGCTCCAGCAGGCGCCGTAG
- a CDS encoding isocitrate lyase/phosphoenolpyruvate mutase family protein: MTSRPDTALTFRALHQGAELLVLPNAWDAGSARLFESLGAKAIATTSAGVAWALGYPDGNALPIDALVHTVRAIARAIQVPLTVDAEAGYSEDPATAAENVARLLAEGAVGCNLEDGNGPPELLAAKIERVKQAGTRLGVDVFVNARTDVYLRKLVPPERRVEETLARAARYQQAGADGLFAAGITDAAEIQAITRGTSLPVNVLARQGLPAPVELLRLGVRRLSAGSAIAESLWGRAGALASTFLREGHSASLFEAAASYPSLNGLMTRK; encoded by the coding sequence ATGACCTCCCGTCCCGACACCGCCCTCACCTTCCGCGCGCTGCACCAGGGCGCTGAGCTGCTCGTGCTCCCGAACGCCTGGGATGCCGGCAGCGCCCGCCTCTTCGAGAGCCTCGGCGCGAAGGCCATCGCCACCACCAGCGCCGGCGTCGCCTGGGCGCTGGGCTACCCCGACGGCAACGCGCTGCCCATCGACGCGCTCGTCCACACGGTGCGCGCCATCGCCCGCGCCATCCAGGTCCCCCTCACCGTGGACGCCGAAGCGGGCTACTCGGAGGATCCGGCCACCGCCGCGGAGAACGTGGCCCGCCTCCTGGCCGAGGGCGCCGTGGGCTGCAACCTGGAGGACGGCAACGGTCCTCCGGAGCTGCTCGCCGCGAAGATTGAACGCGTGAAGCAGGCCGGCACGCGCCTGGGCGTGGATGTCTTCGTCAACGCGCGCACGGACGTCTACCTGCGCAAGCTCGTGCCGCCCGAGCGCCGCGTCGAGGAGACCCTGGCCCGTGCCGCCCGCTACCAGCAGGCCGGCGCGGATGGCCTCTTCGCCGCGGGCATCACGGACGCGGCCGAGATCCAGGCCATCACCCGGGGCACCTCGCTGCCGGTGAACGTGCTCGCGCGGCAGGGACTCCCCGCTCCGGTGGAGCTCCTGCGCCTGGGCGTGCGGCGGCTCAGCGCCGGCTCCGCCATCGCGGAGTCCCTCTGGGGCCGGGCCGGAGCGCTCGCCTCCACCTTCCTCCGAGAAGGACACTCCGCGAGCCTGTTCGAAGCCGCCGCCAGCTATCCGTCCCTCAACGGGCTGATGACCCGGAAGTAG
- the ogt gene encoding methylated-DNA--[protein]-cysteine S-methyltransferase codes for MPDRLRFFIDSTPTPAGVALLVCDEEGRLRALDWEGYEARMHRLLRLHYGENGCVLEPARDPAGRTSALQAYLRGDLGAIAALPVETGGTPFQREVWRALREIPAGTTTTYGRLAERIGRPKAIRAVGLANGANPISIVVPCHRVVGANASLTGYAGGLERKRWLLSHEQTHA; via the coding sequence ATGCCTGACCGTCTGCGCTTCTTCATCGATTCCACCCCCACCCCCGCGGGCGTAGCGCTCCTCGTCTGTGATGAGGAAGGCCGCCTGCGCGCGCTGGACTGGGAGGGCTACGAAGCCCGCATGCACCGGCTCCTGCGCCTGCACTACGGCGAGAACGGCTGCGTCCTGGAGCCCGCGCGCGACCCCGCCGGCCGCACCTCCGCGCTCCAGGCCTATCTGCGCGGAGACCTGGGCGCCATCGCCGCGCTCCCCGTGGAGACCGGCGGCACACCCTTCCAACGCGAGGTCTGGCGCGCCCTCCGCGAAATCCCCGCCGGCACGACGACCACCTACGGCCGGCTCGCCGAACGCATCGGACGACCCAAGGCCATCCGCGCCGTGGGTCTGGCCAATGGCGCCAATCCCATCAGCATCGTCGTCCCGTGCCATCGCGTTGTCGGTGCCAATGCCTCGCTCACCGGTTATGCAGGAGGCCTCGAACGCAAACGCTGGCTGCTGAGTCATGAGCAGACCCACGCCTGA
- a CDS encoding AlkA N-terminal domain-containing protein has product MDGLDPTACYRALTTRDSRFDGRFFTAVKTTRIYCRPICPARAPRFENCTFYPTAAAAQEAGFRPCLRCRPETSPTLAPWRGTSATVSRALALIADGLLDAEEASVEVLAGRLGVGDRQLRRLFQQHLGASPLAVAQTRRVLFARQLIHETSLSMAEVALASGFGSVRRFNAVFQSLYGRPPGVLRRTRTAPSASAVPEVTLLIPYRPPYDWDALVAWLTARALTGMEHVEPGRYLRTFTNSWGQGAVAVSPDPGLDALRATLRVSDVRMLPSVVAQVRRVFDVGADMEAIRAHLSTDALLAPLLTARPGLRAPGGWDGFELAVRAILGQQVSTAAARQLGQRLMATHGDSLDPALTGDDRLQRAFPRPEVLASADLTGMGMPAARARALSQLAAAVVADPALFQPGPSLADTVARFTRLPGIGEWTAQYIALRAVRETDAFPASDVALLRAATESGGPRPTPEALLRRAEAWSPWRAYAAQHLWTAAALTPSRRNAHA; this is encoded by the coding sequence ATGGACGGCCTGGACCCCACCGCCTGCTACCGCGCGCTGACGACGCGGGACTCCCGCTTCGACGGGCGGTTCTTCACCGCCGTGAAGACGACGCGCATCTACTGCCGCCCCATCTGCCCGGCCCGCGCACCCCGCTTCGAGAACTGCACGTTCTACCCCACCGCCGCCGCGGCCCAGGAGGCCGGCTTCCGGCCGTGCTTGCGCTGCCGCCCCGAGACGTCCCCCACCCTGGCCCCCTGGCGCGGGACCTCCGCCACCGTCTCGCGCGCCCTGGCCCTCATTGCGGACGGCCTGCTCGACGCCGAGGAGGCCAGCGTGGAGGTCCTGGCGGGCCGGCTCGGCGTCGGGGACCGGCAGCTGCGGCGGCTCTTCCAGCAGCACCTGGGAGCATCCCCCCTGGCCGTGGCCCAGACGCGGCGCGTGCTCTTCGCCCGCCAGCTCATCCACGAGACCTCCCTGTCCATGGCCGAGGTCGCCCTCGCGTCGGGCTTCGGCAGCGTGCGGCGCTTCAACGCCGTCTTCCAGTCGCTCTACGGCCGCCCCCCGGGCGTCCTCCGCCGCACCCGCACGGCGCCCTCGGCGTCCGCCGTCCCCGAGGTGACGCTGCTCATCCCCTACCGGCCTCCCTACGACTGGGACGCGCTGGTGGCGTGGCTGACGGCCCGCGCGCTCACCGGAATGGAGCACGTCGAGCCCGGACGCTACCTGCGCACCTTCACGAACTCCTGGGGTCAGGGAGCCGTGGCGGTGTCGCCCGATCCGGGCCTCGATGCCCTGCGCGCCACCCTGCGTGTCAGCGACGTGCGGATGCTGCCCTCCGTCGTCGCCCAGGTCCGGCGCGTCTTCGATGTGGGCGCGGACATGGAGGCCATCCGTGCGCACCTGTCGACGGATGCCCTGCTCGCGCCCCTGCTCACCGCGCGTCCCGGCCTGCGCGCACCGGGTGGCTGGGACGGCTTCGAGCTGGCGGTCCGCGCCATCCTGGGTCAGCAGGTGTCGACCGCCGCCGCGCGGCAGCTGGGCCAGCGGCTCATGGCCACACATGGTGACAGCCTGGACCCGGCACTCACCGGCGATGACCGGCTCCAGCGCGCCTTCCCCCGCCCCGAAGTCCTCGCCTCGGCGGACCTCACCGGCATGGGCATGCCGGCCGCCCGGGCCCGGGCGCTCTCGCAGCTCGCCGCGGCGGTCGTGGCGGATCCGGCGCTGTTCCAGCCCGGTCCGTCGCTCGCGGACACCGTCGCCCGCTTCACGCGCCTGCCCGGCATTGGCGAATGGACCGCGCAGTACATCGCCCTCCGCGCCGTCCGGGAGACGGATGCCTTTCCCGCCTCCGACGTCGCCCTGCTTCGCGCCGCGACGGAAAGCGGAGGCCCACGTCCCACGCCCGAAGCGCTCCTGCGACGCGCCGAAGCATGGAGCCCGTGGCGAGCATATGCCGCCCAGCACCTCTGGACCGCCGCGGCCCTCACCCCTTCCCGCCGGAACGCCCATGCCTGA
- a CDS encoding restriction endonuclease → MPVPDYQALMLPLLERLADGKEHLVREVREAVATSLNLSEADRAELLPSGKQAVFDNRLGWAKTYMDKAGLLRSVRRGVYQITERGKGVLARKPTALDTNILMQFEGFKDFIVRSNDEVDAVVPEPSKGEPVAAPAITPEEALERAYKDLRKKTEAELLATTLQASPRFFERLVVELLVKMGYGGSLEDAGKALGRSHDGGVDGMIKEDHLGLDVIYIQAKRWQNTVGRPEVQGFAGTLEGERARKGVFITTSTFSREAREYVARIDKKIVLIDGAQLSGLMFDFGIGVNAVSAYELKRVDSDFFSEE, encoded by the coding sequence ATGCCCGTACCGGATTACCAAGCCCTGATGCTTCCGCTCCTGGAGCGGCTCGCGGATGGGAAGGAACACCTCGTCCGCGAGGTGCGTGAGGCCGTGGCCACCTCACTGAACCTGTCTGAGGCGGATCGCGCCGAACTGCTGCCCAGTGGCAAACAGGCCGTCTTCGACAATCGCCTTGGATGGGCCAAGACGTACATGGACAAGGCCGGGCTGCTGCGATCGGTACGCCGTGGCGTGTATCAGATCACCGAGCGAGGCAAGGGCGTGCTCGCAAGAAAGCCCACGGCACTGGACACGAACATCCTGATGCAGTTCGAGGGGTTCAAGGATTTCATCGTTCGCAGCAACGATGAGGTCGACGCCGTAGTGCCCGAGCCTTCCAAAGGGGAGCCGGTCGCGGCTCCAGCCATCACTCCTGAGGAAGCACTCGAACGCGCGTACAAGGACCTCCGCAAGAAGACAGAGGCGGAGCTGTTGGCCACGACGCTGCAGGCAAGTCCACGGTTCTTCGAGCGCTTGGTGGTCGAACTCCTGGTGAAGATGGGGTACGGCGGTTCGCTGGAGGATGCAGGGAAGGCACTTGGCCGCAGCCACGACGGCGGTGTGGATGGGATGATCAAGGAGGACCATCTGGGCCTGGATGTCATCTACATCCAGGCCAAGCGCTGGCAGAACACCGTGGGGCGGCCCGAGGTCCAGGGCTTCGCGGGGACGCTGGAAGGTGAGCGCGCGCGCAAGGGCGTCTTCATCACAACCTCCACCTTTTCCAGGGAGGCGCGTGAATATGTGGCGCGTATCGACAAGAAGATCGTCCTCATCGATGGCGCGCAGCTCTCTGGGCTCATGTTCGATTTTGGTATCGGCGTGAACGCGGTGAGCGCCTACGAACTCAAGCGCGTGGACTCTGATTTCTTCTCCGAGGAATAG
- a CDS encoding TIGR04290 family methyltransferase, with protein MSPAPTKPASTLTPREIEERVRSLGEWFHNLDLKGVRTAPGHFLGDYPARNWRLIADALPRDLSGKTVLDIGCNAGFYAMEMKKRGAVRVLGIDSDERYLEQARFAAEVNRLDIEFRRLDVYDVRALRETFDVVLFMGVLYHLRHPLLALDLLHAHVVKDTLVFQTIQRGSPHVAQVPEDASFDDRALFDDLTFPLAYFIEHRYAHDETNWWIPNRAGAEALLRSAGFEIVSNPVGEFYVCKRREPRPGGPRAVHPRP; from the coding sequence ATGAGCCCGGCGCCAACGAAGCCCGCCTCCACCCTGACGCCGCGGGAGATTGAAGAGCGCGTCCGCTCCCTGGGCGAGTGGTTCCACAACCTGGACCTGAAGGGCGTGCGCACCGCCCCCGGCCACTTCCTGGGGGACTACCCCGCGAGGAACTGGCGGCTCATCGCGGACGCCCTCCCGCGCGACCTCTCAGGCAAGACGGTGTTGGACATCGGCTGCAACGCCGGCTTCTACGCCATGGAGATGAAGAAGCGCGGCGCCGTGCGCGTCCTGGGCATCGACAGCGACGAGCGCTACCTCGAACAGGCGCGCTTCGCCGCCGAGGTGAACAGGCTCGACATCGAGTTCCGCCGGCTGGACGTCTACGACGTGAGGGCCCTGCGCGAGACGTTCGACGTCGTCCTCTTCATGGGCGTGCTCTACCACCTGCGCCACCCGCTGCTGGCGTTGGACCTGCTGCACGCGCATGTCGTCAAGGACACGCTCGTCTTCCAGACCATTCAGCGCGGAAGTCCGCACGTGGCGCAGGTGCCCGAGGACGCGTCCTTCGATGACCGCGCGCTCTTCGACGACCTGACCTTCCCGCTCGCGTACTTCATCGAGCACCGCTACGCGCACGACGAGACGAACTGGTGGATTCCCAACCGCGCCGGCGCGGAGGCCCTGCTGCGCTCGGCGGGCTTCGAAATCGTGAGCAACCCGGTGGGCGAGTTCTACGTCTGCAAGCGGCGCGAGCCCCGGCCCGGGGGCCCACGGGCCGTGCATCCCCGTCCGTAG
- a CDS encoding GNAT family N-acetyltransferase: MSPITFRHARATDLPTILKLLADDAIARARTGYAEEVTPAVEAAFKEITADPNNELIVGEQDGQVVATLQLTYIPGLGRGGIRRALVEEVRVRSDLRGQRIGEALMVDAMERARARGCTLIQLTTDKRRHEAQRFYARLGFVASHEGMKRPL; the protein is encoded by the coding sequence ATGTCCCCCATCACCTTCCGTCACGCACGGGCCACGGACCTGCCCACCATCCTCAAGCTGCTCGCGGATGACGCCATCGCGCGAGCTCGCACCGGCTATGCCGAGGAGGTCACTCCCGCAGTCGAAGCCGCGTTCAAGGAGATCACCGCCGACCCGAACAACGAGCTCATCGTGGGCGAGCAGGACGGGCAGGTCGTCGCCACGCTCCAGCTCACGTACATCCCGGGCCTGGGGCGCGGCGGGATCCGGAGGGCGCTGGTGGAGGAGGTTCGTGTGCGCTCGGACCTGCGGGGACAGCGCATTGGCGAGGCGCTGATGGTGGACGCCATGGAGCGCGCCCGGGCCCGGGGCTGTACGCTGATCCAGCTCACCACCGACAAGCGCCGCCACGAAGCCCAGCGCTTCTACGCGCGGCTGGGATTCGTGGCGAGCCACGAGGGCATGAAGCGCCCGCTCTGA
- a CDS encoding VOC family protein, with the protein MGTKIFVNLPVESLDRAVGFFTKLGYKFNPQFTDANATCMIISEDIYAMLLVKPFFKSFIKKDIADTKKSTAAIIALTAESRAAVDTLVDKALAAGAKETKEKMDQGFMYQRSFEDLDGHQWESFWMDPAAVQPQQ; encoded by the coding sequence ATGGGCACCAAGATCTTCGTCAACCTCCCCGTCGAGTCGCTGGACCGCGCGGTCGGGTTCTTCACGAAGCTGGGCTACAAGTTCAACCCCCAGTTCACCGACGCCAACGCCACGTGCATGATCATCAGCGAGGACATCTACGCGATGCTCCTGGTGAAGCCCTTCTTCAAGAGCTTCATCAAGAAGGACATCGCGGACACGAAGAAGTCCACCGCGGCCATCATCGCCCTGACGGCGGAGAGCCGTGCCGCCGTCGACACGCTCGTGGACAAGGCGCTCGCGGCGGGCGCGAAGGAGACCAAGGAGAAGATGGACCAGGGCTTCATGTACCAGCGCAGCTTCGAGGACCTGGACGGCCACCAGTGGGAGTCCTTCTGGATGGACCCCGCCGCCGTGCAGCCGCAGCAGTAG
- a CDS encoding FAD-binding oxidoreductase has protein sequence MTVDVERALADVVPAEAITTDPDVLAAHRHDQAEWAPSGMPAVLVRPGSTAEVQAVLRVATALRVPVVPRGAGSGLSGGANASDGCIVLSLLRMNRILEVDPRGMLAVVQPGVLTGAVKAAAADQGLWYAPDPASWEFSSIGGNLATNAGGLCCVKYGVTGDAVLGLEAVLADGSVVRTGGRTVKNVAGYDLTRLFVGSEGTLGVLTEATLRLRPRPPKATTLVAAFPTLVSAGTAVCDIMERTRPCVLELMDRTTVRAVEAWRPMGLDVEAEALLLARSDAGGVQGEEELALMVAACERAGATTVMSTADEAEGELLMGARRFAFPALEQRGATLLDDVGVPVVRIPQLLAEVERIAVKHGVLIGTFGHAGDGNMHPTVVFDRRDPVALARAKDAFDDILRAALALGGTITGEHGVGSLKRGFLGAQLGPETLRLHQAIKGALDPLDLLNPGKML, from the coding sequence ATGACGGTCGACGTGGAGCGGGCGCTGGCGGACGTGGTGCCAGCGGAGGCGATCACCACGGATCCGGACGTGCTCGCGGCGCACCGGCATGATCAAGCGGAGTGGGCGCCCTCGGGGATGCCAGCGGTGCTGGTGCGGCCCGGCTCCACCGCCGAGGTCCAGGCCGTGCTCCGCGTGGCGACGGCGCTGCGGGTGCCGGTCGTTCCCCGGGGCGCGGGCTCGGGCCTGTCGGGCGGCGCGAACGCGAGCGACGGCTGCATCGTCCTGTCGCTCCTGCGGATGAACCGCATCCTGGAGGTGGACCCACGCGGGATGCTTGCCGTCGTGCAGCCTGGAGTCCTCACGGGCGCGGTGAAGGCCGCCGCCGCGGACCAGGGCCTCTGGTACGCGCCGGATCCCGCGAGCTGGGAGTTCTCCTCCATCGGCGGCAACCTGGCCACGAACGCGGGGGGCCTGTGCTGCGTGAAGTACGGCGTGACGGGCGACGCGGTGCTGGGGCTGGAGGCGGTGCTCGCGGACGGCTCCGTGGTGCGCACCGGCGGGAGGACGGTGAAGAACGTGGCGGGCTATGACCTGACGCGCCTCTTCGTCGGCTCCGAGGGCACGCTGGGCGTCCTCACCGAGGCCACGCTGCGGCTGCGGCCCCGTCCCCCGAAGGCGACGACGCTGGTCGCCGCGTTCCCCACGCTGGTGAGCGCGGGCACGGCCGTCTGCGACATCATGGAGCGGACGCGCCCGTGCGTGCTGGAGCTGATGGACCGCACCACCGTGCGCGCCGTGGAGGCGTGGAGACCCATGGGCCTGGACGTCGAAGCCGAGGCCCTGCTCCTGGCGCGCTCCGACGCGGGCGGCGTGCAGGGCGAGGAGGAGCTGGCGCTGATGGTCGCGGCCTGTGAGCGAGCCGGCGCGACCACCGTGATGAGCACCGCCGACGAGGCCGAGGGCGAGCTGCTCATGGGCGCCCGGCGCTTCGCCTTCCCGGCGCTGGAGCAGCGCGGTGCCACGCTGCTGGACGACGTGGGCGTGCCCGTCGTGCGCATCCCCCAGTTGCTCGCGGAGGTGGAGCGCATCGCCGTGAAGCACGGGGTGCTCATCGGGACGTTCGGGCACGCGGGCGACGGGAACATGCACCCCACCGTCGTCTTCGACCGGAGGGATCCGGTGGCGCTGGCGCGGGCGAAGGACGCGTTCGACGACATCCTGCGAGCGGCGCTCGCCCTGGGAGGCACCATCACGGGCGAGCACGGCGTGGGGTCCCTCAAGCGCGGCTTCCTGGGTGCGCAGCTGGGCCCGGAGACGCTGCGCCTGCACCAGGCGATCAAGGGGGCGCTGGACCCGCTGGACCTGCTGAACCCCGGCAAGATGCTGTGA
- a CDS encoding response regulator transcription factor: MRLLLVEDEAKMVLLLRKGLGEEGHVLDVCSRGSEALALGCPELYDVIVLDWSLPDTDGMTLLKGWREAGVRTPVLLLTARGATADKVKGLRSGADDYLVKPFDFEELLARLEVLGRRGEAKEGVVRLGELVLEPGRRILRIGSREESLTAREFALFSALARHPGEPQVRARLMEQTWGPDFDGSANVLDVYVGYLRTKLERLGAANVAIRSVRGVGYKLVVAPAGTLPA, from the coding sequence ATGAGACTCCTGCTCGTCGAGGACGAGGCGAAGATGGTGCTCCTGCTTCGCAAGGGACTGGGGGAAGAGGGGCACGTCCTGGATGTCTGCTCACGGGGCAGCGAGGCGCTCGCGTTGGGCTGCCCGGAGCTCTACGACGTCATCGTCCTCGACTGGTCGCTGCCGGACACGGATGGGATGACGCTGCTCAAGGGCTGGCGCGAGGCTGGCGTGCGCACGCCGGTGCTGCTGCTGACGGCGCGTGGCGCCACCGCCGACAAGGTGAAGGGCCTTCGCTCGGGTGCGGACGACTATCTGGTCAAGCCCTTCGACTTCGAGGAGCTGCTCGCGCGTCTGGAGGTGTTGGGGCGCCGCGGCGAAGCGAAGGAGGGCGTGGTGCGGCTGGGGGAGCTGGTGCTGGAGCCCGGCCGGCGCATCCTGCGCATCGGCTCGCGGGAGGAGTCGCTCACCGCGCGCGAGTTCGCCCTCTTCAGCGCCCTCGCGCGTCACCCCGGTGAGCCCCAGGTCCGGGCGCGGCTGATGGAGCAGACGTGGGGGCCGGACTTCGACGGCAGCGCCAACGTGCTCGACGTGTACGTGGGCTACCTGCGCACGAAGCTGGAGCGGTTGGGCGCGGCGAACGTGGCCATCCGCTCCGTGCGGGGCGTGGGCTACAAGCTCGTCGTCGCGCCGGCCGGAACCCTTCCGGCATGA
- a CDS encoding HAMP domain-containing sensor histidine kinase has product MRLARRLWLHGALLPALATLGALAVAGRLFRADLERSLDRALLAQAAVESVSLFDGPGQKVHLHMAVSPLVEQVRPFAPQGYLYQSDGRLVMRYPPVAEGAPEPPRRVPGTREGPPLLITEVAPDGSRWREVMVNVRSPEGEWYGLRLLASLGQVDRSVDSFFRMAFSLTAVLGGLLLIVQTLLARRLSRRLAAIARSLERLREGDFTLSPEEDAGSDEIGQVGAALREATARVRGAREAQDRLIANAAHELRTPLALMRTSLDLSLRRERSAEELRVALRDTRTEVDRLALLADSLLDMATAGRGAWDWKKGDLGLLLLQAVEGARAEAEHRGLLIHLDAPAGMEAPFDAGSLRQAVDNLLGNALKFAPKGGEIHVRLSPEAGRFRVSVRDTGPGIPLAEHDAVFEPFHRVVGAEGSPGAGLGLAIVREVARRHGGWAYVAPTAGPGAELVLELPVAPPRDDRSSG; this is encoded by the coding sequence ATGAGGCTGGCGCGGCGCTTGTGGTTGCATGGGGCCCTGCTGCCCGCGCTGGCCACCCTGGGGGCGCTGGCGGTGGCGGGGCGGCTGTTCCGCGCGGACCTGGAACGCTCGTTGGATCGCGCGCTCCTGGCGCAGGCCGCCGTGGAGAGCGTGAGCCTCTTCGACGGTCCCGGGCAGAAGGTCCACCTGCACATGGCCGTCTCTCCGCTGGTGGAGCAGGTGCGCCCCTTCGCCCCTCAGGGCTACCTCTATCAGTCGGATGGACGGCTGGTGATGCGCTATCCGCCGGTCGCCGAGGGCGCGCCCGAGCCACCGCGCCGCGTGCCGGGCACGCGGGAGGGACCGCCCCTGCTGATCACCGAGGTGGCCCCGGACGGAAGCCGGTGGCGCGAGGTCATGGTGAACGTGCGGTCCCCGGAAGGGGAGTGGTACGGGCTGCGGCTGCTGGCCTCGCTGGGGCAGGTGGACCGCTCGGTGGATTCGTTCTTCCGGATGGCGTTCTCCCTGACGGCGGTGCTGGGGGGGCTGCTGCTCATCGTCCAGACCCTGCTGGCGCGCCGGTTGTCGCGGCGGCTGGCGGCCATCGCCCGGAGCCTGGAGCGGCTGCGCGAAGGAGACTTCACGCTGTCTCCGGAGGAGGACGCTGGCTCCGACGAGATAGGCCAGGTGGGCGCGGCGCTCCGTGAGGCCACGGCCCGCGTGCGCGGCGCGCGCGAGGCGCAGGATCGGCTCATCGCGAACGCGGCGCATGAGCTGCGCACTCCGTTGGCGCTGATGCGCACCAGCCTGGACCTGTCGCTGAGGCGCGAGCGGAGCGCGGAGGAGTTGCGCGTCGCGCTCCGGGACACGCGCACGGAGGTGGATCGGCTGGCGCTGCTGGCGGACTCGCTGCTGGACATGGCCACGGCGGGGCGCGGCGCATGGGATTGGAAGAAGGGCGACCTGGGCCTGCTTCTGCTCCAGGCGGTGGAGGGGGCTCGTGCGGAGGCCGAGCATCGGGGGTTGCTCATCCACCTGGACGCGCCTGCCGGGATGGAGGCCCCGTTCGACGCGGGCAGCCTGCGGCAGGCCGTGGACAACCTCCTGGGCAACGCCCTCAAGTTCGCCCCGAAAGGCGGGGAGATCCACGTCCGGCTCTCGCCGGAGGCGGGACGCTTCCGCGTGAGCGTCCGGGACACCGGCCCGGGCATTCCCCTGGCGGAGCATGATGCGGTGTTCGAACCCTTCCACCGCGTGGTGGGCGCGGAGGGCAGTCCCGGAGCGGGGCTGGGCCTGGCCATCGTGCGCGAGGTCGCGCGGCGGCACGGGGGATGGGCCTACGTCGCGCCCACGGCCGGGCCCGGCGCCGAACTGGTGCTGGAGTTGCCGGTGGCGCCTCCCAGGGACGATCGATCCTCAGGGTGA